CGGGTGCCGCCCGCGTCGGAGCGAGGCGTATAGGCGCGCTTGGGGCCATCGGCGTCGGGGCGGCGGCTTCCGCCAGCTGGGCGGGGCCGATCAGCCGCCGCGCCGTCCGGCGACTTTTGGAAGTGGCGAGGACGTTCGGTGTCCGCGCCCTCGCGCGGTTTGAAAGTGCGCTTGGGATGACTTGTGCGCGGTGCCGCCTTGGCCCAGCCCTCCTTCTTGGGAGGACGGGCGCTGCGCTCGGCCGCCTCGGCCACGGCAGTGTCGGCAGCCCGCGCTCGGCTGGGCTTCCGGGACGGGTCGGAAAGGGCCGATCCAGACGTGCCCTTGAGGATCGCGGGGCCCGAACCCTTGGCCGTCGGACGACGACCAGGAATCGGCGCGGGCGTTTCCACCGTGTTGCCGGTGGGAAGATTCTCGGGCCGGATATGGTCGGACAGCATCTCGCGGATCACCCGCGGGCCGACCTCCTCGACCGAGCCGACCGGCAGAGTACCCAGCTGGAACGGCCCATAGGCCAGGCGGATCAGGCGATTCACCTTCAGGCCGACATGCTCCAGCACCTTGCGGACTTCGCGGTTCTTGCCCTCGGCCACCGAGACGCTGACCCACAGATTGGCGGGGCCGCGCTCGTCACCCTCCGTGTCCTTGACCTTGTCCAGGGTCGCGGTGATGGGGCCATAGCGTTCGCCATCCACCGTCACCCCGTCCTTGAGCGTGTCCAGTTGCGCCTGGGTCACCCGTCCGCGCGCCCTTGCCCGGTAGTGGCG
The genomic region above belongs to Brevundimonas vitisensis and contains:
- a CDS encoding pseudouridine synthase, yielding MVRHTSDNDKKPRPRQADDRGGPRKPGFGGKVATDGKPARAGKFGAKPGGKPGGDKPAKDAAPKRSERIAKAMARAGIASRREVERLIGLGKVAVNGAILSTPATLVTRDDVITVDGKPIGAAQATRVWRYHKPAGLVTSHNDPQGRPTVFDALPSGLPRVISVGRLDLATEGLLLLTNDGELSRALELPSSQLVRHYRARARGRVTQAQLDTLKDGVTVDGERYGPITATLDKVKDTEGDERGPANLWVSVSVAEGKNREVRKVLEHVGLKVNRLIRLAYGPFQLGTLPVGSVEEVGPRVIREMLSDHIRPENLPTGNTVETPAPIPGRRPTAKGSGPAILKGTSGSALSDPSRKPSRARAADTAVAEAAERSARPPKKEGWAKAAPRTSHPKRTFKPREGADTERPRHFQKSPDGAAADRPRPAGGSRRPDADGPKRAYTPRSDAGGTRADGDRPKRDFKPRSGGSDRAKGGFKPRGPAGPSGTSGRPKGPSGPRGPRKG